One Megalopta genalis isolate 19385.01 chromosome 5, iyMegGena1_principal, whole genome shotgun sequence DNA window includes the following coding sequences:
- the LOC143259427 gene encoding farnesol dehydrogenase-like yields the protein MNTMERWAGKVALVTGASSGIGWEIAKSLVQHDIQVVGLARRFDKLQELAEKLGKSKFYPIQCDVTKENDILRAFKWAEERLGGVDILVNNAGNTMPSLIIDSSIELCREVINSNLMAPMIFAREFINAIRKRNVSGHIINISSIAGRYPETFRVPVGIYSVTKSSLYTLGVELRNEIMACNLDIRVTTINPGGVLTDLLKFALNCGDEITEKITLLSGKDIADTVICALGASPGAEVFELTIIPQKIIVGAPVPQLEN from the exons ATGAATACAATGGAGAGGTGGGCAGGAAAAGTTGCGCTGGTTACTGGTGCTAGTAGCGGAATCGGTTGGGAGATCGCAAAATCTCTTGTTCAACATGATATTCAGGTGGTTGGTCTCGCGAGACGATTCGATAAACTGCAAGAATTGGCCGAAAAATTGGGCAAAAGCAAATTCTACCCTATACAGTGCGACGTTACGAAGGAGAATGATATTTTGAGAGCGTTCAAATGGGCCGAGGAGAGACTGGGTGGCGTTGACATACTGGTGAACAATGCTGGAAACACGATGCCGTCGCTGATCATCG ATTCGTCTATCGAGCTTTGCAGGGAGGTAATAAATAGTAACTTAATGGCGCCAATGATATTTGCGAGAGAATTCATAAATGCGATTAGAAAACGCAATGTTTCCGgccatataataaatatcagcAG TATAGCGGGACGGTATCCGGAAACCTTCCGCGTTCCAGTTGGAATATACAGTGTTACCAAATCCAGTCTGTATACTTTGGGTGTAGAACTTCGCAACGAAATCATGGCATGCAACCTTGATATCAGAGTCACG ACTATCAATCCTGGAGGTGTTCTTACAGACCTACTGAAATTCGCGTTGAATTGCGGCGACGAGATTACAGAGAAAATAACACTATTAAGCGGCAAAGATATTGCTGACACAGTGATTTGCGCACTAGGAGCATCTCCAGGTGCAGAG GTTTTCGAGCTTACAATTATACCGCAAAAGATTATAGTGGGAGCTCCAGTACCACAATTggaaaactga